One segment of Venenivibrio stagnispumantis DNA contains the following:
- a CDS encoding AtpZ/AtpI family protein produces the protein MDFYKEIRKKIEEAEKREKKGIFFVISYIGSISIIFILPVVVGAYIGWWIDGKYKGEGTVSWTITGILIGIMIGIYNIYQIFYKKEIK, from the coding sequence ATGGATTTTTACAAAGAAATTAGAAAAAAAATAGAAGAAGCTGAAAAAAGGGAGAAAAAAGGAATATTTTTTGTGATTTCTTATATTGGAAGTATAAGCATAATCTTTATTTTACCTGTTGTTGTCGGTGCATATATAGGTTGGTGGATAGATGGAAAATATAAAGGGGAAGGGACAGTATCATGGACTATAACAGGGATATTAATTGGAATTATGATTGGAATTTACAATATTTATCAGATTTTTTATAAAAAAGAAATTAAATAA
- a CDS encoding F0F1 ATP synthase subunit epsilon, with protein MNYFTLRFLTPEKEQIFKAKYLSVEDTAGSLGIYPKHIDYITPLSRSLGYFIDEADNKIYIAYDYGLLKISNNNVSVISRTILTGTNLQQLKEELEKKVQKTTIFEKQLRENIKTLERMIMKEIIEIERG; from the coding sequence ATGAACTATTTTACTTTAAGGTTTTTAACACCTGAAAAAGAGCAGATTTTTAAAGCAAAATATCTATCTGTAGAAGATACAGCAGGAAGTCTAGGAATATACCCAAAACATATAGACTATATAACACCTTTAAGCCGTTCATTAGGTTATTTTATAGATGAGGCAGACAATAAAATATATATAGCTTACGATTACGGTCTTTTAAAAATTAGCAATAACAATGTTTCTGTAATATCAAGAACTATATTGACAGGAACAAACTTGCAGCAGTTAAAAGAAGAGCTTGAAAAAAAGGTTCAAAAAACAACAATTTTTGAAAAACAGCTAAGGGAAAATATAAAAACACTTGAAAGAATGATAATGAAAGAAATAATTGAGATAGAAAGAGGCTGA
- the atpD gene encoding F0F1 ATP synthase subunit beta, translated as MSGKIINIKESVVDVIFPENDIPFIREILIVEEANIYLEVQLLKEDNIVSCLVLGKTIGISKNMKVKRTRNVLTVKVGEAVLGRSLNVFGKPIDRIGEIISDIEYPIYRKPPKFTEEKEEREILETGIKIVDLLVPFVKGGKVGLFGGAGVGKTVLLTEFIFRMIKIHEGISVFAGVGERIREAHELWHELKRLDVLNKTTLVLGQMNEPPGIRARAIFPALSIAEYFRDEKNMDVLLLIDNIFRYAQAGMEVSTLLGKLPARAGYQPTLKEEIAMVEERITSTKNGSITSVQAIYVPADDITDPAPSSTFPHLDSIVILSRKRAAKGFYPAIDPLQSRTKVLDPEIVGNIHYEVANAVIYHLQRYKDLEDIINMLGIEELSKEDRLIVQRARKLERFLTQPFFTTEAFTGKKGKHVPLKETIKGCQEIIEGKYDNIDEAKFYMIGTVEEAKGVT; from the coding sequence ATGAGCGGAAAAATAATAAATATAAAGGAAAGTGTTGTTGATGTAATATTTCCGGAGAATGACATACCTTTTATAAGAGAGATTCTTATTGTAGAAGAGGCAAACATCTATCTGGAAGTTCAGCTTTTAAAAGAAGACAATATAGTATCCTGTCTTGTTCTTGGAAAGACTATAGGAATATCAAAAAATATGAAGGTCAAAAGAACAAGAAATGTTTTAACTGTAAAGGTAGGAGAAGCGGTTTTAGGAAGGAGTTTAAATGTTTTTGGTAAACCTATTGATAGAATTGGAGAAATTATTTCGGATATTGAGTATCCAATATATAGAAAACCACCAAAATTCACAGAAGAAAAAGAAGAAAGGGAGATACTTGAAACAGGTATAAAAATCGTTGATTTGCTTGTCCCATTTGTTAAAGGTGGAAAGGTTGGGCTTTTTGGTGGAGCAGGCGTTGGAAAAACGGTATTGCTAACAGAATTTATTTTTAGAATGATAAAAATCCATGAAGGGATATCAGTATTTGCAGGAGTTGGGGAAAGGATAAGGGAAGCCCATGAGCTATGGCATGAGCTAAAAAGGCTTGATGTTTTAAATAAAACAACTTTGGTTTTAGGTCAGATGAACGAGCCTCCCGGTATAAGGGCAAGGGCTATATTTCCGGCATTATCAATTGCAGAGTATTTTAGAGATGAAAAAAATATGGATGTTTTACTTCTTATTGACAATATATTTAGATATGCACAGGCTGGTATGGAAGTTTCAACACTTCTTGGGAAACTACCTGCAAGGGCAGGATACCAGCCAACATTAAAAGAAGAGATAGCAATGGTTGAAGAAAGAATAACCTCAACAAAAAACGGCTCCATAACATCTGTTCAGGCAATTTATGTTCCGGCAGATGACATCACAGACCCTGCACCTTCAAGCACATTTCCACATCTTGATAGTATAGTTATTCTTTCAAGGAAAAGGGCAGCTAAAGGATTTTATCCGGCAATTGACCCACTTCAATCAAGGACAAAAGTATTAGACCCTGAAATTGTTGGAAATATACATTATGAAGTTGCAAATGCCGTTATTTACCATCTCCAAAGGTATAAAGACCTTGAAGATATTATAAATATGCTTGGAATTGAAGAACTTTCAAAGGAAGATAGACTTATAGTCCAGAGGGCAAGAAAGTTAGAAAGATTCTTAACCCAGCCATTTTTCACAACAGAAGCATTTACAGGCAAAAAAGGAAAGCATGTTCCCCTTAAAGAAACTATAAAAGGCTGTCAGGAAATAATTGAAGGAAAGTATGATAATATAGATGAAGCTAAATTTTATATGATAGGAACTGTAGAAGAAGCAAAAGGTGTAACATGA
- a CDS encoding F0F1 ATP synthase subunit gamma has translation MKATEEIQPKIKRFEDIGKIVLSMKSIVSLNVQNSQKQIQSLRDYEEEITSSLKMLLSYFPDITLGFEEGKKGIIVYGSEQGLCGLFNEKIAKFVNETFKEYEGLIIVGKKLDDTIRDRKLKSFAAPVNYEAIYSYATELLEYITQIYVSKKINEIYVVYNQFLGVGKYKPVYRRIIPFEIEREEIFKFPPVTDINPEEILSNLIIEYIFSNIYRSYLESFLSENSVRLMNMNNASKSIEKNINSLEIEKNYYRQEEITNEIQEILTAYKVLAGEK, from the coding sequence ATGAAAGCAACAGAAGAGATTCAGCCAAAAATAAAAAGATTTGAGGATATTGGGAAAATAGTTCTTTCTATGAAATCAATAGTTTCTTTGAACGTTCAAAATAGCCAAAAACAAATCCAGAGTTTAAGAGATTATGAAGAGGAAATTACAAGCTCTTTAAAAATGCTTCTTTCATATTTCCCTGATATTACTTTAGGATTTGAAGAAGGAAAAAAAGGAATAATAGTTTATGGTTCAGAGCAGGGACTTTGTGGTCTTTTCAATGAAAAAATAGCAAAATTTGTAAATGAAACATTCAAAGAATACGAAGGATTAATTATAGTAGGTAAGAAACTTGATGATACAATTCGGGACAGAAAACTAAAATCCTTTGCAGCACCTGTAAATTATGAAGCTATTTATTCCTATGCCACCGAGCTTCTTGAGTATATAACACAGATCTATGTAAGCAAAAAAATAAATGAAATTTACGTTGTTTACAATCAGTTTTTAGGTGTTGGAAAATACAAACCTGTTTATAGAAGAATTATTCCTTTTGAGATAGAAAGGGAAGAGATATTTAAGTTTCCACCTGTAACAGATATAAATCCAGAGGAAATACTTTCAAACCTGATTATTGAATACATATTTTCAAATATATACAGGTCTTATCTTGAGTCATTTTTATCTGAAAACAGTGTAAGATTAATGAATATGAATAATGCTTCAAAATCTATCGAGAAAAATATCAATAGCCTTGAGATAGAAAAAAATTACTACAGACAGGAAGAAATAACAAATGAAATTCAGGAGATACTAACAGCATATAAAGTTCTGGCAGGAGAAAAATGA
- a CDS encoding F0F1 ATP synthase subunit alpha, translating to MKIQEEIENLKKGLKEAVKEFEIKPIIKEQGVVESIEEGIASVRGLPNAMFYEVLKFENDVNGIVIDISDKYVRAIILENKTVNINTPVYRTGHIMSVGVSDELLGRIIDPLGKPLDEKPKIKTHTYYPVERDAPAIFDRDFVKEQLYTGIKVIDTMFPIGKGQRELILGDPGVGKTSIAVDTILNQKDKNVICVYTAIGQRKQNILDVYSTLKKYGGLDYTVIVSASSDQPLGLQFLAPYSATAIAEYFLDKGKDVLIIYDDLTKHAFAYQSLSLLLKRPPGREAFPGDIFYIHSRLLERACKIKDGGSITALPIVETQAGRISSYIPTNVISITDGQIYLDTNLFNINQRPAVDVGISVSRIGGKTQIPALKEVARFLRLYYTQFLEVEIFTKLGVKVFGETAQIIKRGKRLRELLKQPKQKPYQVEEMIVIFFLLNEGYFDNIPQEQVNDRADFILKAVKEKNPYILADIKTSKVLTKEIKEKIKEFVGKL from the coding sequence TTGAAAATACAAGAAGAGATAGAAAACTTAAAAAAAGGTTTAAAAGAGGCTGTAAAAGAATTTGAGATAAAGCCAATAATAAAAGAACAGGGGGTTGTTGAATCTATAGAAGAGGGCATAGCTTCTGTTAGAGGACTTCCAAATGCAATGTTTTATGAGGTTCTAAAGTTTGAAAATGATGTAAACGGAATAGTCATTGATATTTCAGATAAATATGTAAGGGCTATAATCCTTGAAAATAAAACTGTAAATATAAACACTCCTGTATACAGAACAGGGCATATAATGTCTGTAGGTGTTTCAGATGAACTTTTAGGCAGAATAATAGACCCCCTTGGAAAACCCCTTGATGAAAAACCAAAAATAAAAACCCACACATATTATCCGGTTGAAAGGGATGCACCGGCAATATTTGATAGAGATTTTGTTAAAGAACAGCTTTACACAGGTATAAAAGTTATAGATACTATGTTTCCAATTGGAAAAGGACAGAGGGAGCTTATCCTCGGAGACCCAGGAGTAGGGAAAACCTCTATAGCTGTTGATACAATTTTAAATCAAAAAGATAAAAATGTAATATGTGTATATACAGCAATAGGACAGAGAAAACAAAATATACTTGATGTTTACTCTACATTAAAAAAATACGGTGGGCTTGATTATACAGTTATAGTATCAGCATCTTCAGACCAGCCCCTTGGACTTCAATTTTTAGCTCCTTATTCAGCAACGGCAATTGCAGAATATTTTCTAGATAAAGGCAAAGACGTTCTTATTATTTATGATGATTTAACAAAACATGCTTTTGCCTACCAGTCTTTATCACTTCTTTTAAAAAGACCACCTGGAAGAGAAGCATTTCCCGGTGATATATTTTATATTCACTCAAGACTTCTTGAAAGGGCTTGCAAAATAAAAGATGGCGGTTCAATTACTGCTCTTCCAATAGTTGAAACTCAGGCCGGCAGAATTTCCTCCTATATCCCAACAAATGTTATATCAATTACAGATGGTCAGATTTATCTGGATACAAACCTTTTTAATATAAATCAAAGACCTGCAGTTGATGTTGGAATATCAGTTTCAAGGATTGGAGGAAAAACTCAGATACCTGCATTAAAAGAGGTTGCAAGATTTTTAAGGTTGTACTACACACAGTTTCTTGAAGTTGAGATATTTACAAAACTCGGGGTTAAAGTATTTGGAGAAACAGCACAGATAATAAAAAGGGGTAAAAGATTAAGAGAGCTTTTAAAACAGCCAAAACAAAAACCTTATCAGGTTGAAGAGATGATAGTTATATTCTTCCTTTTAAATGAAGGATACTTTGATAATATTCCCCAAGAGCAGGTAAATGACAGAGCAGATTTTATTCTAAAAGCTGTGAAAGAAAAAAATCCTTATATTTTAGCAGATATAAAAACTTCAAAGGTTTTAACAAAAGAAATAAAAGAGAAAATAAAAGAATTTGTGGGAAAATTATGA
- a CDS encoding F0F1 ATP synthase subunit delta produces the protein MKIDILTYLFEIINFFVLMWILKKILYNPIISVLKKRKDYIDESIRKAEEAESRYQRLQKEYEELLKEIEETKKSKLAEITQEIEKEREKMYENMRKELDAEREKFLESLETHKKEVLTEIKEETIKTSLELVSKILYSFTDKHLHKKLLDLAVEGIKNINPEERDNLAQELKEHSVVYVETAYPLEDEDISNIKNAIKETLGVEVEINQTEKKDLVTGVKLHIASKLIDVSLKGQLLAFETLLRKRIEV, from the coding sequence ATGAAAATAGATATTCTTACCTATCTTTTTGAAATAATAAACTTTTTTGTACTCATGTGGATTTTAAAAAAAATACTTTATAACCCAATCATCTCAGTTTTAAAAAAGAGAAAAGATTATATAGATGAAAGTATAAGAAAAGCAGAAGAAGCAGAAAGCAGATATCAAAGACTTCAAAAAGAGTATGAGGAACTTCTAAAAGAAATAGAGGAAACTAAAAAATCAAAACTTGCTGAAATTACCCAAGAAATAGAAAAAGAAAGGGAAAAAATGTATGAGAATATGAGGAAAGAGCTTGATGCAGAAAGAGAAAAGTTTTTAGAATCCCTTGAAACCCATAAAAAAGAAGTCCTTACAGAGATAAAAGAAGAAACAATTAAAACATCCCTTGAACTGGTATCAAAAATACTTTACAGCTTTACAGATAAACATTTACATAAAAAACTTTTAGACCTTGCAGTTGAAGGAATAAAAAATATAAACCCTGAAGAGAGGGACAACCTTGCACAGGAGTTAAAAGAACACTCTGTTGTTTATGTGGAAACTGCATATCCTCTTGAGGATGAGGATATTTCAAATATAAAAAATGCCATTAAAGAAACCTTAGGAGTTGAAGTAGAAATCAATCAAACAGAGAAAAAAGACCTTGTTACAGGGGTTAAACTGCATATTGCCTCAAAATTAATTGATGTTTCACTTAAAGGACAGCTGTTAGCCTTTGAGACATTACTTAGAAAGAGGATAGAAGTTTGA
- the atpE gene encoding ATP synthase F0 subunit C yields the protein MDALTIVVAVSIFTAGFTVAIGGMMPSKGEGEALTKAIESVARQPEQANTIIRLFFIGAAVVESVAIYSLVIALIILFANPFIHLFTK from the coding sequence ATGGACGCACTTACAATTGTAGTAGCAGTTTCAATTTTTACAGCAGGATTTACAGTAGCAATAGGTGGAATGATGCCTTCAAAGGGAGAAGGTGAAGCATTAACAAAAGCAATAGAATCTGTTGCAAGACAGCCTGAACAGGCTAACACAATAATAAGATTGTTTTTCATAGGTGCTGCAGTTGTTGAGTCTGTTGCGATTTACTCTCTTGTTATAGCTTTAATTATCTTATTTGCAAATCCATTTATACATCTTTTTACAAAATAG
- a CDS encoding F0F1 ATP synthase subunit A translates to MFWGIMGVEKVFTKELVDFGYVQIGNLKIHLVLTDVVVTTWIAMAVVIILSLFFTRNLKIKNPSIRQVLIETVIVAMARQIRDFSNMPVSPFFNLIATMWIFVAFSNLMGMVPGSHTPTGNLSAVVGLSTITFFSVFYYGIKFHGFSYLKRFFEPIFILFPLNIIGEIGRIISLTFRLFGNMLGWDLIIAILVLLTGILVPVPMMLFNIVGDLIQTYLFGVLTLAYIVAGLKVEELHKKLLYLKENWYDL, encoded by the coding sequence ATGTTTTGGGGAATTATGGGCGTGGAAAAAGTTTTCACAAAAGAGCTTGTTGATTTTGGTTATGTTCAGATTGGAAATCTAAAAATTCATCTTGTTCTTACAGATGTTGTTGTTACTACATGGATTGCAATGGCAGTGGTTATTATCTTATCTCTTTTCTTCACAAGAAATCTAAAAATAAAAAATCCATCAATAAGGCAGGTTCTTATAGAAACTGTTATTGTTGCTATGGCAAGGCAAATCAGAGACTTTTCTAATATGCCTGTATCTCCATTTTTTAATCTTATAGCAACAATGTGGATATTTGTTGCTTTTTCAAATCTTATGGGTATGGTTCCGGGTTCTCATACACCTACAGGAAATCTTTCAGCTGTTGTAGGACTTTCAACAATAACATTTTTTTCTGTTTTTTATTACGGAATAAAATTTCATGGATTTTCATATTTAAAAAGATTTTTTGAGCCTATTTTTATCCTGTTTCCTTTAAATATAATAGGAGAAATTGGAAGAATTATATCCCTTACCTTCAGACTCTTTGGTAATATGCTTGGATGGGATTTAATAATAGCAATACTTGTTTTACTTACAGGAATTTTAGTTCCAGTTCCTATGATGCTTTTTAACATAGTTGGTGATTTAATACAGACTTACTTATTTGGCGTACTGACACTTGCATATATTGTTGCAGGTTTAAAGGTTGAAGAGTTACACAAAAAGTTATTATATTTAAAAGAAAACTGGTATGACCTATAA
- the pyk gene encoding pyruvate kinase — protein sequence MKKTKIVATLGPATASEDMIEKLINEGVDVFRFNFSHGEHKIHKENLQKVRNVSEKLNKHVAILQDLSGPKIRIGEVKEPFNVSYGETIKIVKEEVIGTKEKITINHPEILDKLKKGDMLYIADGLIRLEVIDVDNEGVTAKVLVGGVISSRKGVNFPKVKLDISSLTEKDIKDIEFGIKEGIDIIALSFVKTPEDILKAKEIIKSYGGDQPLFAKIEKHEAVENIEGIIDVSDGIIVARGDLGVEIEMEKVPVIQKMIIKKCNEAGKPVITATQMLTSMLNSPRPTRAEVSDIANAVLDGTDAVMLSDETAVGKYPVEAVQVMKKTIIETENIYNFHREYESIKDKTQSIAYSATKLSQRLSAKAIVAFTKSGRTVINVSKFRPKAPILAITYDIKTFRRLNIVWGVKPYMIIDKGKNSEELLCHFVNKAYKEDFKPDDVVITLVGFVGGVTGSTSIIRVLDREDINYMLKEEC from the coding sequence ATGAAAAAAACAAAAATAGTTGCAACACTTGGACCGGCAACAGCATCTGAAGATATGATAGAAAAGCTTATAAATGAAGGTGTTGATGTATTTAGATTTAATTTTTCTCATGGAGAACACAAAATCCATAAAGAGAATTTACAAAAAGTTAGAAATGTGAGTGAAAAATTAAATAAACATGTAGCTATTTTACAAGACCTATCCGGACCTAAGATTAGAATAGGAGAAGTTAAAGAGCCTTTTAATGTTTCTTACGGAGAGACCATAAAAATAGTTAAAGAAGAAGTTATAGGAACAAAGGAAAAGATTACCATAAACCATCCGGAGATTTTAGATAAATTAAAAAAAGGAGATATGCTATATATAGCCGATGGTCTTATTAGACTTGAAGTTATAGATGTAGATAATGAGGGTGTAACAGCAAAAGTATTGGTTGGAGGTGTTATATCTTCAAGAAAAGGAGTAAATTTTCCAAAAGTTAAACTTGATATATCATCATTAACAGAAAAAGACATAAAAGATATAGAGTTTGGCATCAAAGAAGGCATTGATATAATTGCACTTTCATTTGTAAAAACTCCTGAAGACATTTTAAAAGCAAAAGAAATAATCAAATCTTACGGTGGAGACCAACCTTTATTTGCAAAAATAGAAAAACATGAAGCAGTTGAGAACATTGAAGGGATAATAGATGTTTCTGACGGAATAATAGTTGCAAGGGGAGACCTCGGGGTTGAAATTGAGATGGAAAAGGTTCCTGTTATTCAGAAAATGATTATAAAAAAATGTAATGAAGCAGGAAAACCTGTAATAACAGCAACCCAGATGCTTACCTCTATGCTAAACTCTCCAAGACCTACAAGAGCAGAAGTATCAGATATAGCAAATGCTGTTTTAGATGGAACTGATGCTGTAATGCTTTCAGATGAAACAGCAGTAGGAAAATATCCTGTCGAAGCTGTTCAAGTTATGAAAAAAACAATAATAGAAACAGAAAACATTTACAATTTCCACAGAGAGTATGAATCTATAAAGGATAAAACCCAATCGATAGCATATTCAGCAACAAAACTTTCACAAAGACTGTCAGCAAAGGCAATAGTTGCATTTACAAAATCCGGAAGAACAGTAATAAATGTTTCCAAATTTAGACCTAAAGCTCCAATACTTGCAATAACTTACGATATTAAAACCTTTAGAAGGCTTAACATAGTCTGGGGTGTAAAACCTTATATGATAATTGATAAAGGTAAAAATTCTGAAGAGCTTTTGTGTCATTTTGTAAATAAAGCATACAAAGAAGATTTCAAGCCTGATGATGTTGTTATAACTCTTGTTGGATTTGTTGGAGGAGTTACAGGCTCAACAAGTATAATAAGAGTTTTAGATAGAGAAGATATTAATTATATGTTAAAAGAGGAATGTTAA
- a CDS encoding ABC1 kinase family protein, translating into MLKRKLKLANRFKEITLALSSLGIFNIYEYFKALFGLETEEDLKPQKIRETLEYLGPSFIKLGQILSIRPDIVPQSIIRELIKLQDKASQIDFQIIKQILEKEYAPKKLEDIFSHIEETPLASASISQVHIGILKSGEKVAIKVKRPNLEELISLDADLFLSIISFLEKHSKTIKELDIKGVIYQYKYTTLREADFEIEAQNIEFFRKVFKDNQNIKIPKCYKEISTKNVLVMEFLEGKKISDLDDKFDKKRLAEIITDAYYKMVFDIGVYHADPHPGNLLVLKDGRVGILDFGMIGKLTGAKKRLLYEHIFAVVNLDTTLAMNFYEGMKMITPKTDIDNLEYQVSIFIDKYHNKTLANINLKEMVLEIIELVRENHLKLPTDLAYLGKAAIGLDGVIRVLDENFNPTERLTQFLQKSLTDYAKEKLNEIKDIISFYYNLSFKIDEILKILRRERITFQILFKDHEEIRDLFISQINKLSLAIITAGFFISSALFNISNQHSLSNFTLYFGFFILFILIYKILRE; encoded by the coding sequence ATGCTAAAAAGAAAGTTAAAACTTGCAAATAGATTTAAAGAGATAACTTTAGCTTTATCTTCTCTTGGTATATTTAATATTTATGAATATTTTAAAGCTTTATTTGGATTAGAAACAGAGGAAGATTTAAAACCTCAGAAAATAAGAGAAACCCTTGAATATCTTGGACCTTCATTTATTAAACTCGGACAGATATTAAGTATCAGACCAGATATAGTCCCACAATCAATTATAAGAGAGCTTATAAAACTTCAAGATAAAGCTTCACAGATAGATTTTCAAATTATAAAACAGATATTAGAAAAAGAATATGCACCTAAAAAATTAGAAGATATATTTTCCCATATAGAAGAAACACCCTTAGCTTCTGCATCAATATCTCAGGTTCATATAGGAATATTAAAATCCGGTGAAAAAGTAGCCATAAAAGTAAAAAGACCTAATTTAGAAGAGCTAATCTCCTTAGATGCAGACTTATTTTTAAGTATAATCTCTTTTTTAGAAAAGCATTCGAAAACAATAAAAGAGCTTGATATAAAAGGTGTTATTTATCAATATAAATATACAACATTAAGAGAAGCAGATTTTGAAATAGAAGCACAGAATATAGAATTTTTCAGAAAAGTATTTAAAGATAATCAAAATATAAAAATACCAAAATGTTATAAAGAAATATCCACAAAAAATGTTCTTGTAATGGAATTTTTAGAAGGTAAAAAAATATCTGATTTAGATGATAAATTTGATAAAAAAAGATTGGCAGAAATAATAACAGATGCATATTACAAAATGGTTTTTGATATAGGTGTATATCATGCTGACCCACATCCGGGAAATCTATTGGTTTTAAAAGATGGCAGAGTAGGTATATTAGATTTTGGTATGATTGGTAAATTAACCGGAGCAAAAAAAAGATTATTATATGAACATATATTTGCAGTTGTTAATTTAGACACAACCCTTGCTATGAATTTTTATGAAGGAATGAAGATGATAACTCCAAAAACAGATATAGACAATCTTGAATATCAGGTAAGTATCTTTATAGATAAATATCACAACAAAACATTAGCAAATATAAATTTAAAAGAAATGGTGCTTGAAATTATTGAGCTTGTAAGAGAAAACCATTTAAAACTTCCTACCGATTTAGCATATCTTGGGAAAGCAGCAATAGGATTAGATGGAGTTATAAGAGTTCTTGATGAAAACTTTAATCCAACCGAAAGATTAACCCAATTTTTACAAAAATCTCTTACAGATTATGCAAAAGAAAAATTAAATGAGATAAAAGATATTATCAGTTTTTATTATAATCTTTCTTTTAAAATTGATGAAATACTAAAAATATTAAGAAGAGAAAGAATTACATTTCAGATTTTATTCAAAGATCATGAAGAGATAAGAGATTTATTTATATCTCAGATAAATAAATTATCATTGGCTATAATTACTGCCGGATTTTTTATATCTTCAGCATTATTTAATATCTCAAATCAACATTCTCTATCCAATTTCACCCTGTATTTTGGATTTTTTATTTTATTTATTTTGATATACAAGATATTAAGGGAATAA